A DNA window from Thiothrix subterranea contains the following coding sequences:
- a CDS encoding helix-turn-helix transcriptional regulator codes for MANKTDKPKQGKTTPDALPKTGYSRWQQLEPFMPFSRETWRLLVLDGKAPKPTYLSKRCKIYPNAEVHRWFADPKNYQAN; via the coding sequence ATGGCAAACAAGACCGACAAGCCCAAACAAGGCAAAACCACACCTGACGCATTACCGAAAACAGGGTATTCACGCTGGCAGCAACTAGAGCCGTTCATGCCGTTTTCGCGGGAAACATGGCGGTTACTAGTGCTGGATGGCAAAGCACCGAAACCGACCTACCTAAGCAAACGCTGCAAAATCTACCCGAATGCGGAAGTGCATCGCTGGTTTGCTGACCCGAAAAATTATCAGGCGAACTAG